The DNA segment TCGGGTCGCGGAGATCCACCCGATCCCCGAAGCGCGCCGACAGCGCCGAGACCGCCGCGGCGACCTCGCGGCTCAACGCGTGATGGTCCGGGTAGTAGAAGATCCGCCCGGCGTCCGGCGCCCGGACGTCGATCGGCTTGCCGCGCGGGCAGAGCACGAACCCGGCCCCTCTCACGATCCCGCGCCAGATGTCGCAGTGCCATTCGGGCCGATCGCCCGCGCCGTGCGCGACCACGAGCAGGGGCCGCGGCCCCACGCCTCGCGGCGTCACGACCACCGCGGGGCCGAAGTCCGGGACCTCGAGCTCGATGAGCTCGGGCTCGTCCGCGGGCGGCGGAGGATCCGGCGCAGGCGGAGCCGCGCCCTGCGGAGCGCGCTCCTGCGGGGCGGCGGGCGGATCGCTGCGGCCGACACGGCCGAGAGGAGCGGCGAGCGGCGCTCGCGCGCACCCCTCGGCGCCGATCGCGAGCGCGATCCCGAGGAGGAGCGCCCGCCGGGGACCCGAGGCCGTCGGCGCGCGCTGACGTGCCGCGCGCATCGCGCGTGGTGCACGCCTCTCAGGCATCGCGCGTGTCGTACGGGTCGCACGTGTTGCGCTCATCGCACATCGGAGGGTGAACACCCTCAGCACGGGAATCAAGGATCCGAGAACATGCCTGTCCCGGAGACCATCGGAGTGCCCGGGAGCTCGCGGGGGCCTTCTGCAGATCGACGCCGAGCTCGGCCGTCTGCTCGCCGGCGCCATGCGAGCTCGTCGGGCGCGACGTCAGGCGGCGACGAGGACGATACGGCTCACCTCGGGCGGCGCTCCGACGCGGGCGGGCGGTCCGGCGGTGCCAAAGCCGCGGTTGATGTAGAGATGCGAACTGCCACGCTGGTAGAGCCCGGCGACGTAGCCGTGGGGGAGCAGCAGCTCGGCGGGCCGCACGAGGAGGTTGATCTGGCCTCCGTGGGTGTGGCCGCTGAGCTGCAGGGCCACCTCGCCGGCCGCCTCCGGGAAGAACACGGGGTTGTGGCAGAGCAGCACGCGCGGCAGATCGCGGGGCACGTCCGCGAGCGCCCTGCCGAGGTCCGGACCGCCGCCGGGGACCCGCCCTCGCGCCCACACATCGTCGACGCCGAGCAGCGCGAAGGCGCCGCCGGGCCCACCCACGACGCACCCGCGGTTGCTGAGCACGCGCGCGCCGCCGCGCTCCAGCGCGCCCAGCGCCGCGTCGATGCCGGCGAAGTGGTCGTGGTTGCCCGGGATCGCCGCGACGCCATGCCGAGCGAGCGGGCCGAGCCTCCGCGTGAGGCGCCCGAGGTGGTCGGCGTACCTCGGATCGAAATCGACGAGATCACCCGTCATCACGACGAGATCGCCGCGGGCCTCGCGCACGAGATCCTCGGCGGCGCGCATCTCCGGCTCGCCGACGAACAGCCCGAGGTGGATGTCGGACAGCTGCACGATGGTGAACCCGTCCAGGCTCCGCGGCAGGCCCGGTATCGGGATGGCGACCTCTTCGATGGTGTAGTCGTGTCGCCCGAGAAGCGCGCCATACACCGCGCTGCCGCCGCCGATGAGGAAGGCGGAGCCAGCGGCCCCGGTCGCGAGGAAGTCGCGGCGGGCGAGCGCCGGCAGCTCCACCGGCGGCGGGAGCGGCAGGGCCGCGGGGCCGCCTTCCTCTCGCGCTGCTCCCTCCTCGAGGCGAGGCGTCGCGTCGGCAGGGCGGCTGGTCCCGCCTTCCGCGGGTCCGGCCGCCGTCGCGCGCCGGAGCGCGGCGCCCCCGAGCCGGGCGATCAGCCGGCCGAGGTCCACGACGGCGAGCAGGACCGCGGAGATCAGGACGCCGAGCGAGAGCGTGCTGCCGGCGAGCCCCATCCCGCGGAGCACCCCGTCGGGCAGCGCGCCGCGCCCGAGCCGCGCGAAGATCATGGCGATGATGCCGGCGGCCAGCAGGCACGCGAGCGCGCGCCGGGCGCGCACACCCAGGCCGAGCAGCCCGGAGGCGCGCCGATGCACGTACAGGCCCAGGACGCCGACGACGAGGGCGAGGATCAGCGAGACGACAGCGATGCGCATGGGGGGGCTCTGCACGAAAGGGGGGACGGAAGCCTAACCGATCGGCGACGGCCGGCCAGAAAGCGCTCCGTGACGGCCGGGTGACGCCGACGCGCTGCGACGGATCGAGCGACACGAGCGAGGCGCGGACGTGGCGTGCGATCCCGCTCGCCGTCACGTCATGAGCGCCCGGCTGGGAAGCGGTCCACGCGCAGGCCGCGGGCGAGCGGCGCACTCCGCCCCTCGACCTCGGACGCGCCATGGCGCCATGCGTCGCCATCTCGCATGACGCCTGGCGCAGAGCGCCGAGCAGCCCCAGTATGCGTTGACGCTCGGAGAGGCGGAGTTCGTCGTCGCTGGCAACCTTGGAAATAGAACTGAAACCCTTCTATCGGTCTGCCGTGTCACACTGCCGTGTCACATCCGGGCGCAGCCGTGCTCGCAACTGTGGAGTCGCGGTGGTTGCGCGTTGCGTTGAGTGGATGAGTGGATGAGCGGAGGGCGCTCACCCCCGCCGCCGGTGCGTTCTCCCCTTGCAGAACCGCTGCAGCTGCTCGCGGCTGGCCGCGCGGAGGAGGCACGTGTGACGCGCGTCGAGAGGGGTCGGTCGTTTCAGCGTCCGTGGAAAAATACCTACATGGCGCACTGTTAACGCAGCCGCGCTGGCGTGGGATAGCCGTCGTTTGTCCTTGCCCGAGAGATGCCTTTGGTCTAAATTCGGCCCGCTATTTGACGCGTTGAATTGGCCTGGTTTCTTCGTTGAAGTAATGAAAGGCTTAATATGCTGAGAAGGAATGCGCATCAGCTGGGGTTGGCAACGTCGGTTGCGGTGATCCTTGCGCTCACCGCGTGCGGCGGGGACGGCGGGAGCGGTGACACGAACGGGACGGGCGGGGGCGGCAACACCAGCGGCGTGGGCGCGGGCACCCCGACGAGCAGCGGCGTGGGCGCGGGCACCCCGACGAGCACCGGCAACGTCGACCCGACGACGACGAGCACCGGCAACGTCGACCCGACGACGACGAGCACCGGCAACGTCGACCCGACGACGACGAGCACCGGCAACGTCGACCCGACGACCAGCGCGGCTTCGGGCGGCGGCAACTGCTCTCCTGCGGTCGACATCACGGCGCCGAGTGGCAACCCGTTCGCGGACGCGACGCTGTTCGTGGACCCCGGTTACGTGACCAAGGTCGACTCGTCGATCGCGATGGTCACGGATACGGCCCTGAAGGCGAAGATGGAGAAGGTCAAGGAGATCCAGACCGCGTTCTGGCTCGACACGATCTCGGCGGTCAGCAAGCTTCCGGCCTACCTCGACGCGGCGCTCAAGCTCCAGAACGAGCTCTGCAAGCCGGTCACGGCGCTCATCGTCGTCTACGACCTTCCGAACCGCGACTGCCACGCCAAGGCGTCGAACGGCGAGCTCCACCTCAATGAGAACGGCGCCCAGCGGTACAAGGAAGAGTACATCGCCCCGATCAAGCAGATCCTCGCCGCTCACTCGGGTCAGCGCATCGCCGCGGTCATCGAGCCCGACTCGCTCCCCAACATCGCGACGAACCTCGGCACGGAGAACTGCGACGAGGCGACGGCGCAGGGCTACCGGGACAACGTCGCGCACGCGCTCAAGGAGCTCAATATGCCGCACGTGTACCAGTACATCGATGCGGCGCACTCGGGCTGGCTCGGGTGGCCTGACAACCAGAAGAAGGGCGCCAAGATCTTCGCCGAGGTCATCAAGGCCGCCGGCAGCCCGGCCAACGTCCGCGGCTTCGCGACGAACGTCGCGAACTACACGCAGCTCAGCTACACCACGGAGAAGTACGAACAGCAGAGCAATCCCTGCTACGGCGAGCTCGACTACGTCGATGCCATGGCCTCGGCGCTCTCGGCCGAGGGCCTCGGCGACAAGCACTTCATCATCGACACGAGCCGCAACGGCGTCGGCAACATCCGGGACGACTGGGGCTACTGGTGCAACAACAAGGGCGCCGGCATGGGCCAGCGGCCCAAGGCCAACCCGGGTGGCGCGACGAACCTCGACGCCTACGTGTGGGTCAAGCCGC comes from the Sorangium aterium genome and includes:
- a CDS encoding glycoside hydrolase family 6 protein, which encodes MATSVAVILALTACGGDGGSGDTNGTGGGGNTSGVGAGTPTSSGVGAGTPTSTGNVDPTTTSTGNVDPTTTSTGNVDPTTTSTGNVDPTTSAASGGGNCSPAVDITAPSGNPFADATLFVDPGYVTKVDSSIAMVTDTALKAKMEKVKEIQTAFWLDTISAVSKLPAYLDAALKLQNELCKPVTALIVVYDLPNRDCHAKASNGELHLNENGAQRYKEEYIAPIKQILAAHSGQRIAAVIEPDSLPNIATNLGTENCDEATAQGYRDNVAHALKELNMPHVYQYIDAAHSGWLGWPDNQKKGAKIFAEVIKAAGSPANVRGFATNVANYTQLSYTTEKYEQQSNPCYGELDYVDAMASALSAEGLGDKHFIIDTSRNGVGNIRDDWGYWCNNKGAGMGQRPKANPGGATNLDAYVWVKPPGDSDGVGQSGQPRYDSFCGMPNADTRAPQAGQWFHDYFVECVKNANPPL
- a CDS encoding metallophosphoesterase → MRIAVVSLILALVVGVLGLYVHRRASGLLGLGVRARRALACLLAAGIIAMIFARLGRGALPDGVLRGMGLAGSTLSLGVLISAVLLAVVDLGRLIARLGGAALRRATAAGPAEGGTSRPADATPRLEEGAAREEGGPAALPLPPPVELPALARRDFLATGAAGSAFLIGGGSAVYGALLGRHDYTIEEVAIPIPGLPRSLDGFTIVQLSDIHLGLFVGEPEMRAAEDLVREARGDLVVMTGDLVDFDPRYADHLGRLTRRLGPLARHGVAAIPGNHDHFAGIDAALGALERGGARVLSNRGCVVGGPGGAFALLGVDDVWARGRVPGGGPDLGRALADVPRDLPRVLLCHNPVFFPEAAGEVALQLSGHTHGGQINLLVRPAELLLPHGYVAGLYQRGSSHLYINRGFGTAGPPARVGAPPEVSRIVLVAA